GTGGGACTGGCCAATCTCGGGACCGTTACCACAATAGCTTTGTTGACATCTTCTCAACGTTATACGCTTTCAGATGGTAAAGCCTATGTTCTAGTCTTCGTGCCTAATTCTCCCATTCCCGCTACGGGATTCAATGTTCTGGTGCCTGAAGAAAATTTCCAGAAGCTCGACATACCAATGGAAGATCTCATTAAGCTTACTATGTCATTTGGTCTTCTCGGCCCTCAAATAATCTGCTCAAATACAACCTCGATAGTCTGTGGGACCAATCCTACGGATGACAAGACTGGCCAGACGTAATAAGAAGTTCATGTTTCCTGTAATTTCTTGGTCACTGTGAATTTGGCTCCTTTATTGTCTCACTTGTTTTACAAATGAAATTTTCAACAGTTCAATCTTCCCACAGAGGCGCTAATTTAAGTATCCACCTGGTCATATAAACGCCGGTCACGGACGATAGAGCCACTACCGGGATCATAACCGCCCAGGCTCGCCAATCCAATGGAACTACCCCGAAAAAAACACTTACGGGCGTATACAACGCCAGAAGCTGTAAACATATTGCAAAACCATAACTCCAGAGTAACGGCCTATTGGACCATATTGAGAGCGCGTCCAGTTGGCGGACCACCAGAATGCGCGTAAAAGCGTGCAAGACTATACTTGTGAAAAGCATGGTTCTAGCGTAAGTGACTCCTCCGAATTTTAAGCCTACCCAGAAAATGAACAGATAGGCTACGAGGGTTCTCAGAATACTGCCCGCTATAGTCGCATAAATCGCCCTGTTGAGAATTGGTTCATCATGATGGCGAGGCCGTCTATTCATAAGCTTGGGAACGGCTGGGTCGGCTGCAAGGGCTGCCGCCGGTACCAGGTCGGTTACTACGTTAACCCATAAAAGCATTTGAGCCGACAGAGGGAAATATCCGCCTATGGAAAGGGCCAGGACCACAAAGACTTCTCCCAGACTGGTGCTTAAAAGATAATTTGTAAACTTCCTTATATTGTCAAAAATTCTTCGGCCTTCTTCTACAGCGGTTACTATGGTTTTGAAGTTGTCATCCAGGAGGACCATATCAGAAGATTCTTTGGCTATATCAGCACCCCGGACGCCCATTGCGACTCCAACATCTGATTGTTTGAGCGCCGGAGCGTCGTTTACGCCGTCACCGGTCATGGCCACAAAGTGGCCTTCATCCTGAAGCGCCTGAAGAACTTTTTGTTTTGTCTCAGGAGTGGCGCGGGCTATTATGTCAACATTGCGCATTTTGTCCCGGAGTTCCGCCTGAGACATCGTCTCGACTTCGGTCGATTCTAGGAATCGATTGCCTATTCCGATTTGTTTTCCTATGGCTCTTGCAGTGAGTTTGTTGTCTCCGGTGATCATGATCACTCGAATACCAGCGCCTTGAGCCTCTGCTATTGCCGATGCGGCCTCTGGTCTGGCTGGATCCTTCATGGCCTGGAAACCGAGCAAAGTGAGATTCTGCTCTGTTTCGTCATTGATTTCCATGGTCTCCAGTTTTTTTTCGGCAAGAGCGAGGACGTACATGGCTTCTTCTTCAAATTGATTCAAAGCCTGGTGGATCACCTTCATACGCGACAAATCTAGGGGTGTCTCCTTACCGTCAAACACCATGGATGAACAGCGGGAAAGAATAACTCCCGCAGCGCCTTTACAGTATGCCGTAAACCCATGGCCACTTTTATGGATTGTCGTCATCATCTTCCGTTCGGAACTGAACGGTATCTCATTTACTTTGGGAAAGTTTGTCCGTTCCAGCTCAACGTCCAAACCAACTGTTTGAGCCGCCTTGTACATCGCTGTGTCCACGGGGTCGCCGATTAACCTCGATTCAGGGTCCCTGACAATTATCGCTTCGTTACAGAGTGCGCCCGCTCTTATCAGTTCGATCTCATCACTATCGTGATTGTTTATATCCTCCAGATTGATTGGCCGGTGATCAGTCAGTATCCTTTCCACGGTCATTACGTTTTGCGTCAAAGTGCCCGTTTTATCAGTACAGATGGTATCTACCGAGCCAAGCGACTCCACTACAGCCAGACGTCTAATTACAGCTTTTCGAGACGCCATTTGGCGGGCTCCGAGCGCAAGAGCGAAGATCAGTACAATAGGAAGACTCTCCGGAATGGTCGCCACAGCCAGGCTCAGTGTGTTCAACAACACATCCACCACCTGCTCATGCAACCAGAAAAATAAAATCAGGGCCACGATTACCGCCAGCGCCCCCACTATTAGAGTCATCTGGCGAGCCATCACCTGGACTTCAATTTCGAAAGGGGTAGGCCTCTCGCCAATATGTCCCAGACTGACGGCGATTCTCCCAACCTCTGTGTTCATCCCCGTGCTGACTGCGACAGCCGTTCCCTTGCCGTGAGTTATGTGAGTGGAGCCGAAAACCATACTCGTTCTCTCCGCCAATGGAGCCTCAAGAGCGACCGCTGCCTCACTTTTCTCAACGCCAAGGCTTTCCCCGGTCAAAGCGGATTCATCTGTACGTAGGCTGTGAGTCATGATGACGCGGGCATCAGCGGGAACTTTTTGTCCGTGCGACAAGACAAGTATATCACCCGGCACAACCTGGTCCGCGTCAATCTCTTTGTGAACACCGTCACGAACCACTGTAGCTTTGAAACGGAGTAGCTTGTCCAACCCCCTAAGTTCTTTTTGAGCTTTGTATTCCTCGAAGAATCCAAGCCCGATGGTTATTGCTATGATCCCAAGGATGAACAGAGATGTAAGAAAACGATCCCCCTCACCGGGCATGAAACTGACAGCGTAAGCCAAGCCGGCCGCAAAGAATAAAATCAATACGAAAAAATTGGAAAATTGTTTTAGAAAAATTTCAAGGGGTGTTAGAGGCTTTCCGCGAATAATTTCATTTTTACCGTAACGCTCTAAACGTTCCTGGGCCTCACTTTCAGTCATACCCTCCATTCTGGCGCCGAGATTCTTTAATGTTTCCTCTATGCCCCGTTCATGCCACGCCATTGTTCCATCACCCCTCAATTAAGTATGTACAGATGACAACCCCTTCAGGTAAATGATCTTACTGTCAATTGTCATTCTTGGTAAATATCGTCATCTTAATATGTTATCCCTGAATGAAATTTATCCAGGTTTTTTCTATTTATGTTTCCTTCTTTAGAGTATAGGTTGCGCCGTGGACCAATTTACCGTCGTTTGTAATTATGGAGCCACGGTGACATTAAACCGGAAATTAGTTCTCGTTTCACTCCTCTATTTCGCTGAAGGTTTCCCTTTTGGAATAATCGAACAGACATTACCAATTTATTTTCGTATTCACGGGATGTCATTGACCGACCTTGGGTTGTTGAGTCTGGTGAGTCTTCCTTACGCTTTGAAGTTCTTATGGGCTCCAGCCATTGATTTCATTGGGGCCCGGAGGCAGTGGATCGGGATGGCTCAGCTTGTAATGGCTGGCTCCATCTTCCTGCTCTTACCGCTCGATCCCTCTAAACCAGGATTTTTATTGTGGTGCTCGATTGCTACCTTGTCCATTTTTTCTGCCACCCAGGATATAGCTATAGACGCCTATAGTATTGAACTCCTTGATTCCTCAGAGATGGGAATCGCCAACGGTTTTCGCCAGGCGGCGTACCGTGGAGCGCTGGTGGTGGCCGGGGGATTGTTTGTCGCTCTCGGAGGGTGGATCGGCTGGAGGTTCACATATTCGATAGCCGCAGGGATCCTGCTCATTTGCTTCGTATTTTCGCTCAAATTGCCTCACGTGGAGGTGCAGAGGCCTAAATTCTCATTCGCTTCTCTGATGGCTCCCGCCAGAGATTTACTTGAAAGGCCGAGAGTCCTTCAAGTGGTGATGTTTATATTACTTTTCAAATTGGGTGACATGGCGATTGGTCCGATGATAAGACCTTTCTGGCTGCACCGTGGGTTAAGCACAACAGAAATCGGGCTTATTACAGGCACTCTCGGGGTCTTTTCTTCAATTGCGGGTGGTCTGGCGGGCGGCGTTTTTATGGCTCGCTTCGGAATCTACATGGGTCTGTGGGTTTTAGGGATCCTCCAGTCTTTAAGCAACCTCTCATACGTTGTGGTAGCAGCGTATCCTCATCTTGGCCCCTTAAGCGTTTACGCCGCTTCCACAATAGAATCTTTTTGTGGAGGCTTAGGATCTGCGGCGTTTCTGGCTTTCCTCATGAGCATTTGTAGAAAGGAATTCTCCGCTACCCAATATGCCCTATTGTCGGCCCTGTTTAGAATGTCTGGAATAATTGCAGGCTCGCTGAGTGGATGGGCGACAATTGGGATAGGCTACACCAGTTATTTCCTTTTGACTTTCTTCTTTTCCATACCGGCTTTTGCGTTTATCAGGACCACACGCAAGTGGATTCCAGCCGAATAGCTGAATATGCACGACACATCCTGGTTCAGTTTTCGAGGCAATAAACTTTATAGAAACTCATGATGATGTGTGAAAATATTTATCCCAGGCTCCTCAGCCCTTGGCTTATGGAAATTCTACCGGCTCTTATCGCAGGAGGAACGGCCGCCACAATTCCCACTCCGCAGGAGACAGCGAGAATCAACAGCACTGTTTCGTACGTAATATCAAAGACAGGCAGAAACGATTTCAGCTCGATTTGAAAAAGCATCCCACCGGGAAAAGCCAAGGCCGCTCCCAAAATCCCTCCCATTAGAGCCAAAGAAATCGATTCACCGCAAATTAAACCAAAAATAAACATTGGGCTAAATCCGAGCGTCTTTAGGACTGCATATTCGGCTGACCTTTCACGAGCGGTCATTGCCATGGTGTTTGCAAGTACAATCAGTATGATGCCTATAACAACAATCGAAATCACCCTGACTACAGTTAGAATCGCTTCTGTCATCGCCACGAAGCCCATTTGAAAGGCTTTTTCGGTCTCAGTTAGCGTTTCAGCCAGGGAATTGCTAAATAACTAATCAATTTCTAGTGATATATTAGGGGCTTGATCAGTTTCTTTAATTCTGGTCAAAAACCAGCCGACCTTGTCCGTAAGATCTGAAGAGCTTTTCTTAAGTCTTTCATTAAGATAGTCGTAATGAAAAAAAAGCGCAGTCTCATCAGTATTTTTCCGGGCCCCTTTGTAAATACCCCTGATGGTAAGTTCAATATTTCCCGGATATATAGTTCCTTGAAGGGGTATTGTATCCCCTTTCTTCCAACCAAATCGTTCGGCTGTAGCTCGGCCGACAATGGCTGAACCTCTGTCTTTTGCGAATTCTTTTTTGTCGGTTTCATGTAACAGAAACTCAGGATAAAGACTCAGATAATCCAGACCACTAATCGCAAATTGGGGGAAAAAGTTTTTCTTGTCCTTGTATACTCCTCCGTACCAGATCCCGTATCCAAGCCCATTCACACCCGGGACCCGTAGAATCTTATTTCTGTAGGCCAAAGGTAACTGATAGATTAGCGAAATTTTGTTTCGGGTAACCAAACGATTGGCGGATGACGATTCCACGCCCGCATACCAGGCCCCCACAAGAGTTCTGAGAATCCCAAACGCGAGCATTGCAATAGCGACACCTGATAAAGTCAGGACGGAACGCAGTCGATGCCTGAACACGTTACGTAAAATCAATTTCAACAAAACTGTTCACTCTGAGATGGGATTAAGAAAACTTATGTCGAGGCCATTTTTCGATAGTCGGAAATTACTTGGGAACAATTAGCTATACCATTTCGCAAATTGTTGAGAACTGAAACTCTTTCATCAATTTGTTCTTTGATTGATTCGTTGAGACAACTCACAAGATTTAAGACAATTCTGCAGGAAATTTTATCCGCCAATTTCTCTATTTTCTTTAATCGTCTAAATGAGAAAACAATTATGAGAATCAACTCAGTTATAAGAAGGGCGATTATTGACGCCAGGCCCTCGGAGCTGAAAAGTGACATGAAGAATTGGAGAATGTGATCCGGCACGCTCGTCCATAGAAAGCCTTGGGACATAGCTGAAAAAGAGTTCATGCCAGAGAGTTTCAAGGCCATGACGATGAAAGGGAAAAACAAAACTAGCCATTGTATGCCTCTTCTTAACCTTGAGACAAAACCGTTCCACGAAGCAATTGTTTTTTCCAGCGCTGTTTCCAAAGAGATAAATGACACTTTTGAGCATTTGTCACAAATGGACGCGCCAATTGCATCATTTATTGAACTCATTTCCCTGATCGTCGAAAATAGTAAAGTAGCTGAAACGTCGCTCAGGTTCTTTTCCAACAGCAATAATTTTTGTTGAGCGACTCTCGAAGATTCAGTTTGCAAGATTGTTTCCAGCTCAGATATCCGGAATTCTTTTCCTGGTAAGCGTCTCGATAAAAGCTTTGACATGACCAAGGACACCGGACGGACGGATTTATCCTGACCAGTAAGGATTTCCAACATTCTTTGTTTCAAAGAAGTCCGCAGTTCAAGAAAGTCCCGCTCTGAAATGAAGTCGGATTCCTCTGGGCTTATAACTTGAATTTGTTGAACCGCCTTTGATTTGGTTTCAAGATCAGCCTCCAGTCCCAACTGTTTCAACACAATCCCAATTTCTTCAATAAGATTGGCTTTTTTTACAATGTTAATTTGTTTGGCGTTCCACTTATCAGTAAGATATTTCCGCAATCTAACAAATTCATGAGACAAGAAATCACTTGATGAACCCTTTTCAAATTCAAGAAGGGCCGAAACACAGAACAGTTTCGGTTCAACAATACCGGCTTCTTCTTTCAATTTAAATCCAAAGTCTCCGGATATTTCCTTGATCCTCAAATATGGATCAGAACCACTATCTTCCAGGATTTGATCCATTTTGTTCAGAACAAAGATAAAGTTCTCTTGATGAATCAGCGAGGTCCGGAGCAAGTCATATAACGCCGCGTCCGCATATTTTTCCGGGCTTGCTACCCAGGCCACAGCATCCAGATGTGGTAGAATCCCGGCTACTACTTCCCGATTAGACGTCTCCAGGCTGTCTATGTCAGGAAGATCAAGGATCACGATTGTCTTGAGTGAGTCATTATGGTGAACATTATCCGGACTCTTGAAAATCTCCGCAAACTGATTTAACCCTCTCTCCTGATCCTCATGTCGATAAACTACGATCTTGTCGGTGAATGGCCGTCGATCTGAAGGATCAGAGATTCTACTTCCGGCAATCGCGTTGATCAGCGTTGACTTGCCTACTCCAGATCCACCTGCAAGGCCGAGGTATAAATGGTCGAATTCCCGGCCCGCTTTTTCGGATAATTCCTGTAAACGAGACTTAAAAAAATCCAGTCTCGTGTCGGTCAGGAGAAAAGCGCCGTACCCGTCGAGAAATTTAACTGTTCGATCAATGATGAGGTCTATCTCTGAGGAATTCACGAGAAAATAGCACCAACAGAGGAACAAAATTTAGAGAAGTTTGATGAGATGAAACTCGTCAGTCAATAACCACAAACTGGAAACTGATTCACAGAAGTGTCGTTCAGGGTATGCGACACACTTCCGAGTTTTTGCACTCCGCATCCAAAGGTCTCAACCATGGAAACCAAACAGGAATTGGCTTTAGCGACAGGCAAGGAGCCCTAAATTCTATAGCCCGACAACTTCCAGGCAAACAAACAGAAAACTTGCTCAGACTTACCCAAGGCAGAATGTGAAATTCAGTTTTTATTATGGTAGGCCAGATCGGAAGATCAAACGGGACACTCAGACTGCCGATAGTTTCAGGTGGAACCGGGCGGTCCGGAACACACTGACGAACTGGGGAGCAGTCGGCACAATGTCCAATGGTCAAAATTGCTAAACAGAACACCAAGACTAAGAATCCTTTGAGTTTGACATTATGCTTCATATTTAGCCTCAATACATAAATAGTTAGATATCATACATGATTATTATCAAGTATTATGTTAGCATTATATGAGGCTGTATGTCAACATTTCTAAGGGCGCTTCTTGAATCCACGGTCAGCCGTTAGAATTCCCACAAACCGAGCAATTGAGACCGATAAAAAAAGAGACGGCCCTCGAACGGGCCGCCTTTCTGATTGAGTCAAATTAATGATGAGACATCACGTCTTTATTTGTCTTCGAGCAAAGAGGCATGAGCCGCCGCAAGTCTGGCAATCGGCACCCTTGGGCCCGAACACGATACGTAGTTCAGTCCTACTTTATTACAGAATTTTATTGAGGCAGGATGCCCCCCATGCTCCCCACAAATACCGATCTTGAGGTTCGGATTGGTGTTTCGACCTCTCTTGACCGCCATATCCATCATGGCGCCCACTCCCTCCACATCAAGGGCTTCAAAGGGGTTGTCAGGCAGAAGGGCCTCCTCCTGGTAGAATGGGAGAAATTTGTTTTCTGCGTCTTCACGACTAAAGGAGAATGTCGCCTGTGTAAGATCGTTCGTTCCAAACGAGAAAAATTCCGCTGTTTGAGCTAATTTGTCGGCGGTAACGCAAGCTCGGACAACCTCAATCATTGTTCCAAACTTAAATTTTAGCTTCACATTGTATGACTGTTCGACAGTTTCGCGAATTTCATCAACATATTTTTTTACCCATTGAAGCTCTTTTTCCGAGCAGACCTGTGGAATCATTATTTCGGGATTAACGTCCAGGTTGTCTTTGACGCACTCTGCCGCCGCTTCAAGGATGGCCTGAATCTGCATCCTGTAGATTCCAGGATAGGTGATGCCGAGACGGACGCCTCTGTGTCCAAGCATAGGATTGACTTCCCTCAGAGTCCTCACTCGCTGAAGCATCAGCTCTCTCTTGCTGATAGCCGCCTCGACAAGCGCTGGATCCAAAGATGAAAGATTTATGGGTAATCTTGAAAGGCCTTCCATGTAGCTGGCGTGAGCGTCTGAATCTACCATTTTAACGGCTTCGAGGAATTGCTCCGCAGACCGTATCGTTGATCTCAACCCTCGCAATTCCTGAAGCTGCCTGACAAGCTCATTTTCGTTAGGCAAAAATTCATGTATTGGCGGGTCCAAAAGGCGAACTGTTACCGGATAGGGGGACATCGCCTTAAATATCGCTTTAAAATCTTCCTTTTGAATCGGAAGCAGTCTTCCTAGCGCGACTTCCCTGTCTTCCGGGGTTTCAGCCAATATCATATCGACCACTTTCGGCAATCGGTCCGCAGCGTTAAACATTCTTTCGGTCCTGCACAGGCCGATGCCTACAGCTCCGTACTGCCGCGCCTTAGCCGCGTCCTCAGGGGTGTCGGCGTTGGCCATGACTCCCAGCCGAGCTATATCATCCGCCCATGCGAGCAGTGTGTTCAAATGTTCGCTGAATTCAGGTTCAATCGTAGGAATTTCACCGAGATAGACATTGCCGGTGGCGCCGTCAATTGTAATGATGTCTCCTTCGTGGATCACCCTGTCGCCGACAATCGCCAACCTGTGCTCCGTTTGAACGGTTATGCCTTCAGCGCCCGCTACGCACGGTTTGCCCATTCCCCGAGCCACTACTGCGGCATGAGAGGTCTTTCCTCCGCGGCTTGTTAAAATACCCTGAGCCGCAAAGAATCCGTGTATATCTTCCGGTTTGGTTTCTTCGCGGACTAGAATCACCTTTTCTCCATTTTTGCCACGTTCTTCCGCACTGTCCGCGTCGAAAATACATTTGCCGGAAGCTGCCCCGGGAGACGCAGGCAATCCTGTCGCCAAGGGGACCGCCTCGTAATTCGGGTCTAAGCCGGGATAAAGCAATTGCTCAAGATGCTCCGGATTTATACGCAGTAACGCCTCGTCCTTAGTCAATAGCCCTTCCGCTACCATCTCGACTGAGGTTCGCACCATGGACGCTGCGTTCATTTTTCCATTACGGGTTTGTAAACAGTAAAGTGTTCCCCGCTCTATAGTAAATTCAAAATCCTGGACTTCCCTGTAGTGTTTCTCCAGTTTGTTCCTGAGGTTTTCCAACTGTCCGTACAGATTTGGCATTTCCTCAGCCATGACTTGAATGGGTTTTGGTGTTCGAATACCTGCGACGACATCTTCTCCCTGCGCGTTCACAAGATATTCACCAAACATAACGTTTTCACCTGTGGCCGGGTCTCGAGTAAAACCAACCCCAGTGCCACTGTCATTTCCCATATTCCCAAATACCATGGCCACTATACTTACTGCTGTCCCGTTTGCTTTGTCCGGCGTGATATTGAATTCGCGGCGATAATCGACAGCGCGTTTACCCATCCATGAATTGAATACCGCTTTAATGGCAATGTTCAACTGATCGTAGACATTTTCCGGAAATGGTCTGAACGTTTGCTCTTCCACAACATTGAGAAATAATTCACTAACTTCTTTAAGGTCCTCGGTGGTCAAGTCCACATCCGAAATTGCGCCGGTTCTTACTTTTACCGCCGCTAGAGTTTCATCAAAGTACTGGTCGGAAATTCCCATGGCGATTTTCCCGTACAATTGAATGAAACGTCGGTAGGCGTCATAGGCGAATCGCTCATTGCCTGTTTGAGTGATCAGGCCATGCAAGGTAGAAGAATTCAGACCAAGGTTCAATATTGTATCCATCATTCCAGGCATCGAAAGAGCCGAACCTGAACGAACAGACACCAGGAGCGGATTGCTCGGATCCCCGAATTTTCTGCCGGTAGCGGCTTCAACCTCGCTCATATGATTCTTGACCGCATCCATCAAACCAGCAGGAAGCTCGGACTGTCCAGAGTCCAGGTACGTCAAACACGCGTCCGTCGTAATGACAAATCCAGGCGGCACGTTTAATCCGATCTGGGTCATTTCACAAAGACCAGCGCCTTTGCCCCCCAATAGCTTCTTGTTCTTACCGTCTCCATCTTTGAATGAGTAAACGTACTTGTGGCTCATATCACACTCCATATTGATATTTTCTGATTATATCTCAGCGAGTTACCTATTCAGGAAAAACGTCATGTATCATGGCGCGTCAATTTTTCCCTATATATGGATTTTGCAAGGTCAACAGTTATTCAAAGGTTGAAAAGCTTAGAATTTTAGATATATCAAATATTTTCAATTTAGACCAACAAAAGTGTTAAGAATTTTAGCTTACTGAGGTTGCCTTTGAACGCCTATCTTTACCGAGGGGAACAGTTGCATTCGAGTATGCGGCAAGAAAAGAGCCGCCATAAAATTGTCCATATAAGCGGGATCCTCAGACAATTCGACGTTCATCATGGCTCTAGCGATCTCTCTCGATTTTTCCAACAGGTTGTAGTCCATCACGGCCAAACGGGCTCCTTTAAGAGAAGAATTCCCAATGAAGGAAAATTTTTCTCTCGGAATATCGGGAAGCAGTCCAATAGTCACCGCGTGATCAAGATTTATGAAACTTCCGAAGGCCCCAGCTATAATGACCCTGTCGAGTTCTTCAACACTCAGGCCTATTTTTTCCAACAGGCATGTGTATCCTGAAAACATTGCGCCTTTTGCTCGTATGATGTTGTCAAGATCTACCTCGCTCAGGGTAATATCTTCTTTCAAACCACTTTGGGCAGCCCTGCAAATTACGTATTCGAAACCACTTGCCCCTTTTCTAATCCTTTCAGTGCCTAGATCCTGGGCGAATTTCGCGTTCTGGTTCAAGATTCCATTTCGAAGCATCTGGGAAATTATGTTTATGATGCCCGATCCACAAATGCCAATCGCGGGCTTCGCGTCAATCGTTTTGATCATTGGTTCAAAAGTTTCCGGGTCGATCAGCACACCCTCTATAGCTCCTGGAGCCGCTCGCATCCCATGTTGCAATCCCCCTCCCTCGAACGCCGGGCCGGCGGAACAGGACGCGGTCATGAGCATATCGCGATTTCCGGCTACTATCTCGCCGTTGGTCCCGATATCAATGAAAAGAGTCATAGCATCGGAATCCCACATTCCATTGGCCAAAACACCGCTTACTATGTCCCCGCCAACATATGACGCGACTCCAGGGAAAACACATACAAACGATCC
This window of the Desulfomonilaceae bacterium genome carries:
- a CDS encoding cation-transporting P-type ATPase, coding for MAWHERGIEETLKNLGARMEGMTESEAQERLERYGKNEIIRGKPLTPLEIFLKQFSNFFVLILFFAAGLAYAVSFMPGEGDRFLTSLFILGIIAITIGLGFFEEYKAQKELRGLDKLLRFKATVVRDGVHKEIDADQVVPGDILVLSHGQKVPADARVIMTHSLRTDESALTGESLGVEKSEAAVALEAPLAERTSMVFGSTHITHGKGTAVAVSTGMNTEVGRIAVSLGHIGERPTPFEIEVQVMARQMTLIVGALAVIVALILFFWLHEQVVDVLLNTLSLAVATIPESLPIVLIFALALGARQMASRKAVIRRLAVVESLGSVDTICTDKTGTLTQNVMTVERILTDHRPINLEDINNHDSDEIELIRAGALCNEAIIVRDPESRLIGDPVDTAMYKAAQTVGLDVELERTNFPKVNEIPFSSERKMMTTIHKSGHGFTAYCKGAAGVILSRCSSMVFDGKETPLDLSRMKVIHQALNQFEEEAMYVLALAEKKLETMEINDETEQNLTLLGFQAMKDPARPEAASAIAEAQGAGIRVIMITGDNKLTARAIGKQIGIGNRFLESTEVETMSQAELRDKMRNVDIIARATPETKQKVLQALQDEGHFVAMTGDGVNDAPALKQSDVGVAMGVRGADIAKESSDMVLLDDNFKTIVTAVEEGRRIFDNIRKFTNYLLSTSLGEVFVVLALSIGGYFPLSAQMLLWVNVVTDLVPAAALAADPAVPKLMNRRPRHHDEPILNRAIYATIAGSILRTLVAYLFIFWVGLKFGGVTYARTMLFTSIVLHAFTRILVVRQLDALSIWSNRPLLWSYGFAICLQLLALYTPVSVFFGVVPLDWRAWAVMIPVVALSSVTGVYMTRWILKLAPLWED
- a CDS encoding MFS transporter — translated: MDQFTVVCNYGATVTLNRKLVLVSLLYFAEGFPFGIIEQTLPIYFRIHGMSLTDLGLLSLVSLPYALKFLWAPAIDFIGARRQWIGMAQLVMAGSIFLLLPLDPSKPGFLLWCSIATLSIFSATQDIAIDAYSIELLDSSEMGIANGFRQAAYRGALVVAGGLFVALGGWIGWRFTYSIAAGILLICFVFSLKLPHVEVQRPKFSFASLMAPARDLLERPRVLQVVMFILLFKLGDMAIGPMIRPFWLHRGLSTTEIGLITGTLGVFSSIAGGLAGGVFMARFGIYMGLWVLGILQSLSNLSYVVVAAYPHLGPLSVYAASTIESFCGGLGSAAFLAFLMSICRKEFSATQYALLSALFRMSGIIAGSLSGWATIGIGYTSYFLLTFFFSIPAFAFIRTTRKWIPAE
- a CDS encoding FtsX-like permease family protein; protein product: MGFVAMTEAILTVVRVISIVVIGIILIVLANTMAMTARERSAEYAVLKTLGFSPMFIFGLICGESISLALMGGILGAALAFPGGMLFQIELKSFLPVFDITYETVLLILAVSCGVGIVAAVPPAIRAGRISISQGLRSLG
- a CDS encoding ABC transporter permease, which translates into the protein MKLILRNVFRHRLRSVLTLSGVAIAMLAFGILRTLVGAWYAGVESSSANRLVTRNKISLIYQLPLAYRNKILRVPGVNGLGYGIWYGGVYKDKKNFFPQFAISGLDYLSLYPEFLLHETDKKEFAKDRGSAIVGRATAERFGWKKGDTIPLQGTIYPGNIELTIRGIYKGARKNTDETALFFHYDYLNERLKKSSSDLTDKVGWFLTRIKETDQAPNISLEID
- a CDS encoding GTPase codes for the protein MNSSEIDLIIDRTVKFLDGYGAFLLTDTRLDFFKSRLQELSEKAGREFDHLYLGLAGGSGVGKSTLINAIAGSRISDPSDRRPFTDKIVVYRHEDQERGLNQFAEIFKSPDNVHHNDSLKTIVILDLPDIDSLETSNREVVAGILPHLDAVAWVASPEKYADAALYDLLRTSLIHQENFIFVLNKMDQILEDSGSDPYLRIKEISGDFGFKLKEEAGIVEPKLFCVSALLEFEKGSSSDFLSHEFVRLRKYLTDKWNAKQINIVKKANLIEEIGIVLKQLGLEADLETKSKAVQQIQVISPEESDFISERDFLELRTSLKQRMLEILTGQDKSVRPVSLVMSKLLSRRLPGKEFRISELETILQTESSRVAQQKLLLLEKNLSDVSATLLFSTIREMSSINDAIGASICDKCSKVSFISLETALEKTIASWNGFVSRLRRGIQWLVLFFPFIVMALKLSGMNSFSAMSQGFLWTSVPDHILQFFMSLFSSEGLASIIALLITELILIIVFSFRRLKKIEKLADKISCRIVLNLVSCLNESIKEQIDERVSVLNNLRNGIANCSQVISDYRKMAST
- the ppdK gene encoding pyruvate, phosphate dikinase — encoded protein: MSHKYVYSFKDGDGKNKKLLGGKGAGLCEMTQIGLNVPPGFVITTDACLTYLDSGQSELPAGLMDAVKNHMSEVEAATGRKFGDPSNPLLVSVRSGSALSMPGMMDTILNLGLNSSTLHGLITQTGNERFAYDAYRRFIQLYGKIAMGISDQYFDETLAAVKVRTGAISDVDLTTEDLKEVSELFLNVVEEQTFRPFPENVYDQLNIAIKAVFNSWMGKRAVDYRREFNITPDKANGTAVSIVAMVFGNMGNDSGTGVGFTRDPATGENVMFGEYLVNAQGEDVVAGIRTPKPIQVMAEEMPNLYGQLENLRNKLEKHYREVQDFEFTIERGTLYCLQTRNGKMNAASMVRTSVEMVAEGLLTKDEALLRINPEHLEQLLYPGLDPNYEAVPLATGLPASPGAASGKCIFDADSAEERGKNGEKVILVREETKPEDIHGFFAAQGILTSRGGKTSHAAVVARGMGKPCVAGAEGITVQTEHRLAIVGDRVIHEGDIITIDGATGNVYLGEIPTIEPEFSEHLNTLLAWADDIARLGVMANADTPEDAAKARQYGAVGIGLCRTERMFNAADRLPKVVDMILAETPEDREVALGRLLPIQKEDFKAIFKAMSPYPVTVRLLDPPIHEFLPNENELVRQLQELRGLRSTIRSAEQFLEAVKMVDSDAHASYMEGLSRLPINLSSLDPALVEAAISKRELMLQRVRTLREVNPMLGHRGVRLGITYPGIYRMQIQAILEAAAECVKDNLDVNPEIMIPQVCSEKELQWVKKYVDEIRETVEQSYNVKLKFKFGTMIEVVRACVTADKLAQTAEFFSFGTNDLTQATFSFSREDAENKFLPFYQEEALLPDNPFEALDVEGVGAMMDMAVKRGRNTNPNLKIGICGEHGGHPASIKFCNKVGLNYVSCSGPRVPIARLAAAHASLLEDK